In Pedobacter sp. SL55, the following proteins share a genomic window:
- a CDS encoding protein-disulfide reductase DsbD family protein, producing MNKQNLLLVLLIALFSVFFTESSYAQEAKEDTAATTADIGDIEFTTVGSKEDSIANSKIPASKETAVDTVTNKATTTAATSEPTSLWVTFGLGLLAGLAAFFLPCIFPMVPLTVGFFTKRAESKAKGIRSAIIYGLSIIVIYVGLGIIITLIWGASALNQISTDGFFNVFIFIILLIFGISFLGAFEIMLPSSIVNKLDAKSDSKGLGGIFFMAATLAVVSFSCTGPLIGTSLVAINTDLLTPIVVMFGFSLSLALIFTTFAIFPSLMTGLPKSGGWLNSVKVVLGFLELGLSLKFLSTADLAYHWGILDREVFLAIWIVLAILLGVYLLGKIKFSHDSDLPYISVPRFFVAVASFVFAVYLIPGLFGAPLKAVSALVPPLATQDFVIGEGSGTASHGDESGKKKKYADFLHIPHGIDGYFDYEEALAYAKEVNKPLFLDFTGHGCVNCREMEARVWSDKEVLKRLKEDYIVVSLYTDDKTALPESEQFYSQILKTQVNTVGKKFQHLQAERFGTIAQPYYVLLDTEEKELVSPPIGVEFNIDAYLGYLDKGLTEFANKK from the coding sequence ATGAATAAACAAAATTTATTATTGGTGCTTTTAATAGCATTGTTTTCGGTGTTTTTTACCGAAAGTAGCTATGCACAAGAGGCTAAAGAAGACACTGCGGCAACTACTGCCGATATAGGCGATATTGAATTTACCACGGTTGGTTCTAAAGAAGATAGTATTGCCAACAGTAAAATTCCCGCATCAAAAGAAACCGCAGTAGATACAGTTACTAACAAAGCAACAACTACTGCCGCTACTTCAGAGCCAACTTCTCTTTGGGTAACCTTTGGGCTAGGTTTGTTAGCAGGCTTAGCTGCGTTCTTTTTACCTTGTATTTTTCCAATGGTACCACTTACGGTTGGATTTTTTACCAAACGTGCAGAAAGCAAGGCCAAAGGTATCAGAAGTGCAATTATCTATGGTCTATCAATCATTGTTATTTATGTGGGTTTAGGAATTATCATCACTTTAATTTGGGGTGCAAGTGCGCTTAACCAAATCTCAACCGATGGTTTTTTCAACGTATTTATATTCATTATCCTGTTGATATTTGGTATTTCCTTTTTAGGGGCTTTCGAAATTATGCTGCCAAGTTCAATAGTAAATAAGCTCGATGCGAAATCAGACTCTAAAGGCTTAGGTGGGATATTTTTTATGGCGGCAACTTTAGCCGTGGTATCTTTCTCTTGTACGGGCCCACTAATTGGAACTTCGTTAGTAGCGATAAACACCGACTTGCTTACGCCAATTGTAGTAATGTTTGGTTTCTCACTTTCATTAGCCTTGATTTTTACCACTTTTGCTATTTTCCCAAGTTTAATGACTGGCTTGCCTAAATCTGGAGGTTGGTTAAATTCGGTAAAAGTGGTGTTGGGTTTCTTAGAGTTAGGTTTATCTTTAAAATTTCTTTCAACCGCAGATTTAGCATACCACTGGGGCATTTTAGATAGGGAAGTTTTCTTAGCCATTTGGATAGTTTTGGCCATCCTTTTAGGTGTTTATTTGTTGGGAAAAATTAAATTCTCTCACGATAGCGATTTGCCTTATATCTCGGTACCGAGGTTTTTTGTGGCTGTAGCAAGTTTTGTTTTTGCAGTGTATTTAATCCCAGGTTTGTTTGGTGCTCCTCTAAAAGCAGTGAGTGCATTGGTGCCTCCGTTGGCTACGCAAGATTTTGTAATTGGAGAGGGCAGTGGTACTGCTTCGCACGGCGATGAATCTGGCAAAAAGAAAAAATATGCAGATTTTCTTCACATTCCGCATGGAATTGACGGCTACTTTGATTACGAAGAAGCGTTGGCTTATGCTAAAGAAGTAAATAAACCCTTGTTTTTAGATTTTACAGGCCATGGTTGCGTAAACTGTAGAGAAATGGAAGCTCGTGTTTGGTCTGATAAAGAAGTGTTAAAAAGATTGAAAGAAGACTATATTGTGGTTTCGCTTTATACTGATGACAAAACCGCTTTGCCAGAAAGCGAACAATTTTATTCGCAAATCTTGAAAACTCAAGTAAACACGGTTGGGAAAAAATTCCAACATTTGCAGGCAGAAAGATTTGGTACCATTGCACAGCCTTATTATGTGCTGTTAGATACCGAAGAAAAAGAACTGGTTTCTCCACCAATTGGAGTAGAATTTAATATAGATGCTTATCTGGGTTACCTTGATAAAGGTTTAACTGAATTTGCGAACAAAAAATAA
- a CDS encoding protein-disulfide reductase DsbD N-terminal domain-containing protein codes for MKKITLILTMVVMTTISAFAQLENPVTWQYAAKKTGKNEATLYIKASIDPNWHLYSQNMKPGGPNKTEFTFASSKDYTLVGKTMEPKPITKYEKVFKMDVSYFENEVLFTQKVKLNKATTAVKGKVEFMVCDDKQCLPPSEVTFSIPVK; via the coding sequence ATGAAAAAAATCACTTTAATCCTAACGATGGTAGTAATGACCACCATCAGTGCGTTTGCCCAATTAGAAAACCCGGTTACCTGGCAATATGCGGCAAAAAAAACCGGTAAAAACGAGGCGACCCTCTACATTAAAGCTAGCATAGATCCAAACTGGCATTTGTATTCTCAAAACATGAAACCAGGTGGCCCAAATAAAACCGAGTTTACGTTTGCATCTTCAAAAGATTATACTTTGGTAGGTAAAACCATGGAGCCTAAGCCCATTACTAAATATGAAAAAGTATTTAAAATGGATGTAAGCTATTTTGAGAACGAAGTGCTTTTTACGCAAAAAGTAAAATTAAATAAAGCTACTACAGCTGTAAAAGGTAAGGTAGAATTTATGGTTTGCGATGATAAACAGTGTTTGCCTCCAAGCGAAGTAACTTTTAGTATTCCAGTAAAATAA
- a CDS encoding biotin--[acetyl-CoA-carboxylase] ligase produces MQNNTFSTLFVGQNLIKLSAVDSTNNYLKNLTSNSEPLPEGTVIMAEHQFAGRGQLGNVWYAEPGKNLTFSLLLRPSFIAIEQQFVLNMLVSVALNEVLLKYLPNGLSVKWPNDIFLDDKKIGGILIENVIVGRVIKQSIIGIGLNINQSVFDGELKDRTVSIAQILQQDVNLMALLAEICTQIEQLYLKLRAGRSTSLRDLYVSKLYRLNKLARYSHNGQIFEGKIEGISAAGLLQIKPIDGATVEFGFKEVAFV; encoded by the coding sequence TTGCAAAATAACACTTTTTCAACATTATTTGTTGGTCAAAATCTCATCAAATTATCAGCGGTTGATTCTACTAACAATTATCTAAAAAATTTAACTTCAAATTCCGAGCCATTGCCAGAAGGTACTGTAATTATGGCAGAGCACCAGTTTGCAGGTAGAGGTCAATTAGGCAATGTATGGTATGCAGAACCAGGTAAAAATTTAACATTCAGTTTGTTGTTAAGGCCAAGTTTTATTGCTATAGAGCAACAATTTGTTTTAAATATGCTTGTTTCTGTGGCATTAAATGAGGTTTTGCTGAAATATTTGCCAAACGGACTGAGTGTAAAGTGGCCAAATGATATTTTTTTGGATGATAAGAAAATTGGTGGAATTTTGATTGAAAATGTGATTGTTGGCAGAGTGATCAAACAAAGCATTATTGGCATAGGGCTAAACATTAATCAGTCAGTTTTTGATGGCGAACTTAAAGATAGAACAGTTTCTATAGCGCAAATTTTACAACAAGATGTAAATTTAATGGCTCTTTTGGCTGAGATTTGCACGCAAATAGAACAACTTTATTTGAAATTAAGAGCTGGGCGAAGTACAAGCTTACGAGATTTGTACGTTAGTAAACTGTATAGGTTAAATAAACTTGCAAGATATAGCCACAATGGCCAAATTTTTGAAGGTAAGATAGAAGGTATTAGTGCAGCAGGCTTATTGCAGATTAAACCAATTGACGGAGCTACTGTCGAATTTGGTTTTAAAGAAGTAGCTTTTGTTTAA
- the ftsH gene encoding ATP-dependent zinc metalloprotease FtsH, translating to MEQKNNSTNPTDKPNKPAKRMPNIPKRPQKTPKFNIFWVYAAIIIGLIAVNFLFNSDNAQPVSYSTFEKEMLIPGDVQKIISYKADDIVKAEVYIKDSKKDDPKYKKYQNKTGFGNTKGPMVVFNAASPDQLDRLLKESQANVPAENQIKAEPVSKSNAWAGVFINIILPLLLFAGLWIFMMRRMSGGGGGGGGQIFNIGKSKATLFDKESQVNITFNDVAGLTEAKQEVMEIVDFLKNPKRYTNLGGKIPKGALLVGSPGTGKTLLAKAVAGEAQVPFFSLSGSDFVEMFVGVGASRVRDLFKQAKDKAPCIIFIDEIDAIGRARGKGNMMGGNDERENTLNQLLVEMDGFGTDSGIIIMAATNRADVLDNALLRPGRFDRQIYVDMPDINERKEIFNVHLKPIKLEDNIDINFLAKQTPGFSGADIANLCNEAALIAARKGHESVTKQDFLDAVDRIIGGLEKKNKIITKEEKRAIAFHEAGHATVSWLLPHAHPLIKVTIVPRGQSLGAAWYLPEERSITTTEQILDEMCATMGGRAAEKITFGKISTGALSDLEKVTKQAYAMVSMYGLNDKIGNISYYDSRGQESFTKPYSEATARIIDEEASKIIEEQYARALQILADNQENLGKLAEKLLTSEVIFKEDLEEIFGKRPSDNEGTELLAENVPFEDVKANEVPTLENKDLPNNENTGVSH from the coding sequence ATGGAACAGAAAAACAATTCAACCAACCCAACAGATAAGCCTAACAAACCAGCTAAGCGAATGCCTAACATTCCTAAACGCCCTCAAAAAACACCAAAATTTAACATTTTTTGGGTGTATGCAGCCATCATTATTGGTCTTATAGCAGTTAATTTCCTATTTAATTCTGATAATGCCCAACCAGTAAGCTACAGCACTTTCGAAAAAGAAATGCTTATTCCAGGCGATGTACAAAAAATCATTTCGTACAAGGCAGACGACATTGTAAAGGCTGAGGTTTATATTAAAGACAGTAAAAAAGACGATCCGAAATACAAGAAATACCAAAACAAAACTGGCTTTGGGAACACCAAAGGCCCAATGGTGGTTTTCAACGCTGCATCGCCAGATCAGCTAGACAGGTTATTGAAAGAATCTCAAGCTAACGTACCTGCCGAAAATCAAATTAAAGCAGAACCAGTTTCAAAATCAAATGCGTGGGCAGGTGTGTTTATCAACATCATTTTACCATTATTGTTATTTGCTGGCTTGTGGATTTTCATGATGCGCCGTATGAGTGGCGGCGGCGGTGGCGGTGGTGGCCAAATCTTCAACATTGGCAAATCTAAAGCAACCTTGTTTGATAAAGAGAGCCAAGTAAATATTACATTTAATGATGTTGCTGGTTTAACCGAAGCCAAGCAAGAAGTAATGGAAATTGTAGATTTCCTTAAAAATCCGAAAAGATATACCAACTTGGGAGGTAAAATACCTAAAGGTGCGTTATTGGTTGGCTCGCCTGGTACTGGTAAAACCTTATTGGCCAAAGCAGTAGCTGGCGAAGCTCAAGTACCTTTCTTCTCTTTATCAGGATCTGATTTTGTGGAGATGTTTGTAGGTGTAGGTGCATCTCGCGTACGCGATTTGTTTAAGCAAGCAAAAGATAAAGCGCCTTGTATCATCTTTATTGACGAGATTGATGCCATTGGTAGGGCTAGAGGAAAAGGCAACATGATGGGCGGAAACGACGAACGCGAAAACACTTTGAACCAATTACTGGTTGAAATGGATGGTTTTGGTACCGATAGTGGTATCATTATTATGGCTGCAACCAATAGAGCCGATGTGCTAGACAATGCCCTACTAAGACCAGGCCGTTTTGATAGACAGATTTACGTAGATATGCCAGACATTAACGAACGTAAAGAAATTTTCAATGTGCACTTGAAACCAATTAAACTGGAAGACAATATCGATATCAATTTCTTGGCCAAACAAACGCCTGGTTTTTCTGGCGCCGATATTGCCAACTTATGTAACGAAGCAGCCCTAATTGCAGCTAGAAAGGGGCACGAATCGGTAACAAAGCAAGATTTTTTAGATGCTGTAGATAGAATTATTGGCGGTTTAGAGAAGAAAAATAAAATCATTACCAAAGAAGAAAAAAGAGCAATTGCTTTTCACGAGGCAGGACACGCCACGGTTTCTTGGTTATTGCCACATGCGCACCCACTAATTAAAGTAACCATTGTACCTCGTGGGCAATCTTTAGGCGCCGCTTGGTATTTACCAGAAGAAAGAAGTATTACTACCACAGAGCAAATTTTAGACGAAATGTGTGCTACCATGGGCGGTAGAGCTGCCGAAAAAATTACTTTCGGTAAAATTAGCACAGGTGCATTAAGCGACTTAGAAAAGGTAACTAAACAGGCTTATGCCATGGTGTCTATGTATGGCTTAAACGATAAGATAGGTAATATTTCTTACTACGATTCTAGGGGGCAAGAGAGCTTTACCAAGCCTTACTCTGAAGCTACTGCGAGAATTATTGATGAAGAAGCCAGCAAAATTATTGAAGAACAATATGCCCGTGCCTTGCAAATATTAGCAGACAACCAAGAGAATTTGGGTAAACTGGCAGAAAAGCTTTTAACTTCTGAAGTGATCTTTAAAGAAGATTTAGAGGAGATTTTTGGCAAGCGACCATCTGATAATGAAGGAACCGAACTATTGGCAGAAAATGTTCCTTTTGAAGATGTTAAAGCTAACGAAGTTCCGACGCTAGAAAATAAAGACCTTCCCAATAACGAGAATACGGGAGTTAGCCATTAA
- a CDS encoding LutC/YkgG family protein: MKENITSKELMLKKIRKALLEKRDNPYPNLEESPLYQQNEEELEILFAEQLSAVSGNFIFCENGVDFIENILELADRYKWRKIYCWEPELQQLLSTYEFPFYQTDKDFEQAEVGITMCEALVARNGSVMVSNSNAAGRRLSIFPHHHIVIARTGQLVLDLKDAFQLLKNKYGNQLPSMISNITGPSRTADIEKTLVLGAHGPKELFVFLIDDFS, encoded by the coding sequence ATGAAAGAAAACATTACCTCAAAAGAATTAATGCTGAAAAAGATAAGGAAAGCACTACTCGAAAAGCGTGACAATCCTTATCCCAATTTAGAAGAAAGCCCACTTTACCAACAAAATGAAGAGGAGCTTGAAATTCTATTTGCCGAGCAACTAAGCGCCGTATCTGGAAACTTTATTTTCTGCGAAAACGGAGTTGATTTTATTGAGAACATTCTGGAATTGGCCGATAGATATAAATGGCGTAAAATTTATTGCTGGGAGCCTGAATTGCAACAATTGTTAAGCACCTATGAATTTCCTTTCTACCAAACCGATAAAGATTTTGAACAAGCCGAAGTAGGAATTACCATGTGTGAAGCCTTGGTAGCCCGCAACGGCTCGGTAATGGTAAGCAATAGCAATGCCGCTGGCAGAAGACTAAGTATTTTCCCGCACCACCATATTGTAATAGCCAGAACAGGCCAACTAGTTTTAGATTTGAAAGATGCTTTTCAGCTGTTAAAAAACAAATATGGCAACCAACTACCAAGCATGATTAGCAATATTACTGGCCCCAGCCGTACTGCCGATATCGAAAAAACCTTGGTATTGGGCGCACACGGTCCAAAAGAGCTTTTTGTATTCCTAATTGATGATTTTTCTTAA
- a CDS encoding 3-oxoacyl-ACP synthase III family protein, which produces MNKIQSVITGTGSYIPENIIAGKHFLEHTFFDGGVKIDKDSEEIVQKFADITEINERRYIDDNQLNHDIGTIAAQRAIEDAGIDKETLDYILFCHNFGDVKLGSNRIDMLPALAAKVKVQLGITNPDCVAFDIIFGCPGWVQGMIQADYLIKSGDAKKVLVIGAETLSRIVDQHDRDSMIFADGAGATILEAVEGEEKTGILAHKAQTHASHADMLIMGGSNNPAENNGNAYIKMKGRKLYEFAVVTVPQLVKQAIDKSGVDVKQIKMVFIHQANGKMDHAIMKRLFKLYDEDTVPEKLVPMTISWLGNSSVATVPTLIDLVLKNKVDGYQIKKGDHAVFASVGAGMHINAIVYKF; this is translated from the coding sequence ATGAACAAAATTCAATCGGTAATTACCGGTACAGGGAGCTATATTCCCGAAAATATAATTGCTGGAAAACACTTTCTTGAGCACACTTTTTTTGATGGTGGTGTAAAAATAGACAAGGATAGTGAAGAAATCGTTCAAAAATTTGCAGACATTACCGAAATTAACGAAAGACGCTACATCGACGATAATCAACTGAACCACGATATAGGTACTATTGCGGCTCAACGAGCAATAGAAGATGCTGGTATTGATAAAGAAACCCTAGATTACATTCTATTTTGCCATAACTTTGGCGATGTAAAACTGGGCAGCAACAGAATAGATATGCTTCCTGCTTTGGCTGCAAAGGTTAAAGTTCAGTTGGGCATTACCAATCCAGATTGTGTAGCTTTTGACATTATTTTTGGCTGCCCAGGATGGGTACAGGGAATGATACAGGCAGATTACCTCATTAAATCTGGCGATGCCAAAAAAGTATTGGTTATTGGTGCCGAAACCCTTTCTAGAATTGTAGACCAACACGACCGCGACAGCATGATTTTTGCCGACGGTGCTGGTGCAACCATCTTAGAAGCAGTAGAAGGAGAAGAAAAAACCGGAATTTTGGCACATAAAGCACAAACCCATGCCAGCCATGCAGATATGTTAATTATGGGCGGCAGCAACAATCCGGCAGAAAACAATGGCAATGCCTATATTAAAATGAAAGGCCGCAAGCTGTATGAGTTTGCAGTAGTTACCGTACCACAATTGGTAAAACAGGCCATAGACAAATCTGGTGTAGATGTAAAACAAATTAAAATGGTTTTTATACACCAAGCCAATGGCAAAATGGACCATGCCATCATGAAGCGTTTGTTTAAACTTTACGACGAAGATACCGTGCCAGAAAAATTAGTACCGATGACCATTTCTTGGCTAGGCAACAGTTCTGTAGCAACGGTACCCACACTCATAGATTTAGTACTAAAAAACAAAGTTGATGGCTACCAAATTAAAAAAGGAGACCATGCCGTGTTTGCTTCTGTAGGTGCTGGTATGCACATTAATGCAATAGTTTACAAATTCTAG
- a CDS encoding tetratricopeptide repeat protein — protein MPLKILRLPLLLLVLLLPFGASANFDFNANCVKAYQNIFELKLNTAKALIAAEKKARPQNSIIPLLENYVDYFYLLTVESKAEFEKLEANKSTRLDQISKDDKNSPYYLYAQAEINLQWALIRGRYGAYFAASREINKANGLLKDNQKKFPNFPLNAKGLGLINVVIGALPDGFMKSALSTFGVKGDVQLGLSQLDKLAESLPKSTYEPFYEEVIFYYAYILSDVAKSAQAYPKIMKYTARIADSSLLKTYMQAYACSRNGKNDQAIEILENRPKGNAYQSFAYLDYLLGAVRLNKLDVRATVNFDQFLQLNRGVNYVKDTYLHLAWISLLKEDTANYTAYLNKVKSSGASYAEKDKQALNEANAPMPNLILLKARLLYDGGYLSRALEVLTASKANDFKTPKDKAEYAYRMGRVNDDLGRDDIALAHYQNAFNVGKTQKYYYAAKSAVLIGNLYEKKKNFAKAKAYFNLAIGLKDHEYESSIENEAKQGLKRIGG, from the coding sequence ATGCCTTTAAAAATACTTCGCTTACCACTATTACTGCTCGTTTTATTATTGCCTTTTGGCGCATCTGCCAATTTTGATTTTAATGCCAATTGTGTTAAGGCTTATCAAAATATTTTTGAATTAAAATTAAACACCGCCAAAGCATTAATAGCAGCCGAAAAAAAAGCTAGGCCCCAAAACTCAATCATCCCTCTGTTAGAAAATTATGTAGATTATTTTTACTTGCTAACCGTAGAGAGCAAGGCGGAATTTGAGAAGCTAGAAGCCAATAAATCTACGAGATTAGATCAAATTAGCAAAGACGATAAAAACTCGCCCTACTACTTATACGCACAGGCAGAAATTAATTTGCAATGGGCGCTAATTCGTGGGAGATATGGTGCTTATTTTGCCGCATCCAGAGAAATTAATAAAGCCAATGGTTTACTAAAAGATAACCAGAAAAAATTTCCCAACTTTCCTTTAAATGCCAAAGGTTTAGGATTAATTAACGTGGTTATTGGTGCCTTGCCCGATGGTTTCATGAAATCTGCTTTGTCTACTTTTGGCGTAAAAGGCGATGTGCAATTAGGCCTTAGCCAGTTAGATAAGTTGGCCGAAAGTTTGCCAAAATCTACTTATGAACCATTTTACGAAGAAGTAATCTTTTACTACGCTTACATCTTGTCTGATGTGGCGAAAAGTGCACAGGCCTACCCTAAAATAATGAAATATACTGCTCGAATTGCCGATAGCAGTCTATTAAAAACTTACATGCAGGCTTATGCTTGTTCAAGAAATGGAAAGAACGACCAAGCTATAGAGATATTGGAAAATAGACCCAAAGGGAATGCCTACCAATCATTTGCCTATTTAGATTATTTGCTTGGTGCAGTGAGGTTAAATAAACTTGATGTAAGGGCAACCGTAAATTTTGATCAGTTTTTGCAGCTAAATCGAGGCGTTAATTACGTTAAAGATACTTACCTGCACCTTGCGTGGATCTCGTTACTAAAAGAAGATACTGCAAATTATACTGCTTATTTGAATAAGGTAAAAAGCAGCGGGGCAAGCTACGCCGAAAAAGATAAGCAGGCACTTAACGAAGCCAATGCACCAATGCCTAATTTGATATTGTTGAAAGCCAGGCTGCTATACGATGGCGGCTACCTAAGCCGTGCTTTGGAGGTGTTAACAGCTAGCAAAGCTAATGACTTTAAAACCCCAAAAGATAAAGCAGAATACGCTTACAGAATGGGGCGTGTAAATGATGATTTAGGTAGGGATGATATAGCCTTAGCCCATTATCAAAATGCTTTTAATGTTGGAAAAACTCAGAAATACTACTATGCGGCAAAATCTGCAGTATTGATAGGTAATCTCTACGAGAAGAAGAAAAATTTTGCAAAGGCCAAAGCTTATTTCAATCTTGCTATTGGATTAAAAGACCACGAATATGAGAGTAGCATAGAAAATGAGGCCAAGCAAGGATTGAAAAGGATAGGAGGGTAA
- a CDS encoding helix-turn-helix domain-containing protein produces MKSIGENIRAIRESKKISQYAVAYSMDMSQAAYSKIERGETEVKAIHLYKVAAILDVSVYDLLPPSLASSFDGNDYLLKPMVNGLNVFFMHL; encoded by the coding sequence ATGAAAAGTATAGGAGAAAATATTAGAGCGATAAGAGAAAGCAAGAAGATTTCGCAGTATGCCGTAGCTTATAGTATGGACATGTCGCAAGCTGCTTATTCAAAGATAGAACGTGGAGAAACTGAAGTAAAAGCCATTCACTTGTATAAAGTAGCAGCTATACTGGACGTATCTGTGTATGATTTGCTGCCACCATCTTTAGCAAGTAGTTTTGACGGCAACGACTATCTGCTAAAACCAATGGTCAATGGTTTAAACGTATTTTTTATGCATTTGTAG
- a CDS encoding rhomboid family intramembrane serine protease, translating into MVYHPYEVFRGRRLHTVFTSSLVHQKWWHLLFNIYVFYRINRDIEYIIMEDDFSFPVIVTISVLVVLIGVILPNLITGFKQKNNIEFTSVGFSGAVFCSAGFCMLYLPLDVSPKTYLLFPFLHYSYEFAFMGLIVFSLVTIIFRNSKKTNHKLHLLAYVIGFLMAIILRPKLVQELIGYLLVKFN; encoded by the coding sequence TTGGTTTATCATCCTTATGAGGTTTTTAGGGGACGACGCTTGCATACCGTTTTTACATCTTCTCTGGTGCATCAAAAATGGTGGCATCTATTATTTAACATTTATGTTTTTTACAGGATAAATAGGGATATCGAATATATCATTATGGAAGATGATTTTAGTTTTCCGGTAATAGTGACCATTAGTGTTTTAGTAGTACTTATTGGCGTAATTTTGCCAAACCTAATAACGGGCTTTAAACAAAAAAATAATATTGAATTTACATCTGTTGGCTTTTCTGGAGCTGTGTTTTGTAGTGCTGGCTTTTGTATGCTTTATTTACCTTTAGATGTATCGCCAAAAACCTATTTACTTTTTCCCTTTTTGCATTATTCTTATGAATTTGCTTTTATGGGTTTAATTGTTTTTTCATTGGTGACCATTATTTTTAGAAATAGTAAAAAAACCAATCACAAATTGCATTTGCTGGCTTATGTAATTGGTTTTTTGATGGCAATAATCCTTAGACCAAAGCTAGTTCAAGAATTAATAGGGTACTTGTTGGTCAAATTTAATTGA
- a CDS encoding HlyD family efflux transporter periplasmic adaptor subunit, which translates to MRNLPDSSLIAFCYVKPSDIGLIKKGQRVRFQIDAFNYNQWGMLTGKVIDIAEDITQQNQTMYFKVKCKLDQQYLQLKNGYKGNIKKGMSLTANFTIAKRSLLQLLYDRVDDWMNPSIISNKS; encoded by the coding sequence TTGCGAAATTTACCGGACAGCTCGCTCATTGCGTTTTGCTACGTCAAACCATCAGATATTGGCCTAATCAAAAAAGGTCAACGGGTTCGTTTCCAAATAGATGCTTTTAATTACAACCAATGGGGCATGCTTACAGGAAAAGTAATAGATATAGCCGAAGACATCACCCAGCAAAACCAAACTATGTACTTTAAGGTAAAATGCAAGCTAGACCAGCAATATCTACAGCTAAAAAACGGCTACAAAGGCAATATCAAAAAAGGAATGAGCCTCACCGCAAATTTTACCATTGCCAAACGCAGTTTGTTGCAATTACTTTACGACAGGGTAGACGACTGGATGAACCCATCTATCATTTCTAATAAAAGCTAA
- a CDS encoding cysteine peptidase family C39 domain-containing protein translates to MPKNVKQRDITDCGAACLASVAAHYQLKMPIARIRQYASTDKKGTNVLGMIEASQKLGFEAKGVKGALDSLTKIPLPAIAHVIVKQQLHHYVVIYKADQKGVQIMYPADGKTYRKTKEDFTKEWTGVLILLLTHTKFYRKK, encoded by the coding sequence ATGCCAAAAAACGTTAAACAGCGAGATATTACCGATTGTGGCGCAGCATGCTTAGCTTCTGTTGCTGCACATTATCAGCTTAAAATGCCTATAGCTCGCATTAGGCAATATGCTAGCACCGATAAAAAAGGCACCAACGTATTAGGTATGATAGAAGCGAGCCAAAAGCTCGGGTTCGAAGCAAAGGGAGTAAAAGGCGCTTTAGATAGCTTAACTAAAATACCCCTACCTGCCATTGCCCATGTTATTGTTAAACAGCAATTACACCATTATGTAGTTATCTACAAAGCAGATCAAAAAGGAGTTCAAATAATGTATCCCGCAGATGGTAAAACCTATCGTAAAACCAAAGAAGATTTTACTAAAGAGTGGACAGGAGTATTGATATTGCTGCTAACCCACACCAAATTTTATAGAAAAAAATGA